DNA from Candidatus Bathyarchaeota archaeon:
AACACTGCGTTTTATTGGAGTTGTGAAGAAAGTTGAAGAGGATGAAGCAAAAATACTTTTGTTCCCCCGATTCTGCCCAGGGCTTAAGGGTATAGAAGCCTTCTCTCACATAATTATCCTATACTGGACTCACCTACGTGACAGCAAAAAGGAAAGGAATACCTTGTTAGTTTTTCCGAGAAGACACGAAGTAAACGTGGAAACTGGCGTTTTTGCTTGTCGAAGTCCTTCCCGACCAAACCCCATAAGCTTATGCGTAGTCGAACTAGTGAAAGTTGAAGAATGCATCTTAACAGTAAGAGGCCTTGATGCCTACGAAGGGACACCAATAATTGACGTTAAACCATACATGCCAAGGGCTGATTCTATCCCTAATGCAAGGGTTCCAGAGTGGACATCACGTGGTCCTCCAACATGAAAGAAGCCGATTCTGTTAGAGTGGTAACAGTTATCGACAATAATGTCTGGAAAGAAGGGTTGATGTCCAGCTGGGGATCTCTTTTCTTGTTGAAGCCTTTTACGACGATGGGAAACAAAATATATTAACGGATACAAGCGGGGCATATCAGACATTCTTCGATAACGCGTTGAAGCCCCCGCATAGATTCTTACGGTTTCGCCTTCTTAATGATTGAATGGTTAATGGATGGGCATAACCATTAAGAGTGTTGAAGTGGAATTTGAATGAGGTTTTATGTGAACAGGTGGTAAGGGCGCCTTATGGACATTAAAAGAGGCTTAATTGTTGTTTCAGTTTATCTTGGCGTTTCAGTTTTGATTTTTGCCAGCGACTTTATACCGCTTGGAATGGTTGAAGATGTCAGTGTTTCACCTGCATTTTTCTCTCTTATCTTGCTTGTCCCACTTTTCTTGTGGTACATGCGTATACGTAGAATGCTTTCTTCAGAGGACGAAACGGAGGAAAACGTTGTCTGGGTTGAGATCTTCGCCTTATTTCTATTATCAATGGCTGTTCGTATCCCTTTTGTGCTGGTTATGGGGATGGCTTTCGAGAAGACCGCAGTTATTTACCTTGTCGTCTTGACCGTTGCTTTGGTTAAGAGAAACAATTTAGGTGTTCTTGGTTTCAGAACCGAACATTTCACCCGTTCGCTCTTGATAGGTTTAGTTTATTATTTGGTGTTTGGAATGGCTTTGTTCGCAACGTTCTTCGGCTTAATCTACGCGTTTACTGGGCATCTAGTTGTTACGGGTTACGATCTGTTTCCATCTCTCTTCGTTTTTCCCTTCATGACCTTCTGCGTAGGCGTCAGCGAGGAAGGCCTGTTCCGAGGCTTCATACAGACACGCTTAGCAAAGTTCTATAGTGAAAGGAAGGCTTTGCTGGTTCAAGCTTTGCTCTTCGGCGTTTGGCACTTCATCTGGCATGTTTCCCCGTTCGACTCAGTCGGAATGCTACTACACGTTTCCAGCACCTTCGTTTTCGGCTTAGTTTTTGGACAGTTTTACAGAAAGTCGAGGACCCTTATTCCACTTATACTCGCACATGGTCTGGTGGACACAATCGGATACGGAGCCACTTTCAATCCGGAGCTAGAAATGGCGGATCCCCGTGTTCAAGGGATTCAAGCACTTTCTTTCATCACAGGCATAATCATCCTTGCCTTGTGCACAAAGTTTCTAGCAGGAAAGGCACAGGTTAACGCCGAAACGCATGTGCGTGCACAGCTCTGAAGATGCATGCATGCAGTGGTAATGGAAAATGGTAATGTTGGGCGCGCGCGCATGAAGTTTTTTCCACAAGCAATAAAACTGTAGAAGATGACTGATTCTAGCCATGGGAGACCTACTTGCAGAGAAGGGAACTGTTTGCGGCAGATCAGAGTTGCTATTCTTATCCAAGTCTTGAATTCTTTTGTTAGTGGCATTCTTACAGTTGTTTTGCCTTTGATGATGGCAGAGAGAAACATTGACATAGTGACTATGGGTCTTGTTTTTGCAGCTATGCCTATGATTTTTCAGCTTGGAAGAATGTTTTTTGCCATCGTGTCTGATTTTTGGGGGAGAAAGCCTTTCTTTGCCTTGAATGGAATATTGGGGGTTATCTCAAACTTGATCTATTACTTAGCATATACCCCGTTGGAATTCTTATTTGGAAAGGTTATGGAGGGAGTTAAAAGCGGTTCTTTGTGGGCAGTCAATAGAGCCTTCCTTCTAGAAAAAAGTGAGAGAAAATGGAGAACACTGGTAAGTTTAAGAACAACAGCTTACATTTCTTCTGCTGTCGGGAGTTTGTTTGCTGGTTTTCTTGTGGTTTGGTTCTTCTATGAAGGAACTTTGATGTTGTGTGTTTTACTTGGAGTTTCTGTTATTCCACTATCTCTCTTGTTGGTGGGCGGAGTAAAGAAAAAGTTGAGTGTATCGAAAGCTTTGCATGTGTTGGATTTTAGAAAGAAGAGAAAGATTTTCAAGACCTGTTTTTTCCTGTTTTTTGTTATGGGTTTGTCTTTTGGATTTGTGAGTGGCTTTGTCTATCCCCTGTTTTTGAGTAGTAATGGCTTTAAAGCTGAGACAATAGGTATACTGCTTGGTTTGCAGATCTTATTAGCTGGTTTCATCTCGCATCTTTTTGCTGGGAGATTTGAAATAAGCAAGCTCATAATCATCAGTGGGGTGCTCTACTCATTTGCACTTATTTCTATTGGATTCTCGAGTTCAGTAATTGCTGGTATTCTTGTAGTTGCTTATGGTGTTATTGAAGGTTTTCTTGGCATTGGTCAGGAGGGGATTCTGTCAAGGATTGTAAATAAAGAATCTTATGGAACTGACATAGGATTGTTATGGATGGGGCACCATTGTGGAAGATCCTTCAGTCTTGCCATGTCAGGGTTACTTATCTCGCTATTTGGTTTTGTAGCTCCATTCCTAGTGTCTGCTTTCATTTTCGCACTCTTTTACATACCGTCATTCTTCATTCTAAGAGAGTAGTATAGACAAAAGGGAAATGCCTTACATAACTTATGATGTCGTGAGCGCAGCATTATAGAAGATTGAAATTTCTTCCATGAACCAATGTAAATGCAGATCGAATTGACAAAAATTCAGCAGACTTAATCTTAGATTCAAGAGATGATATGTAAAAATGGATGGATAATTTGATGAGTGAATCCAAGAAACACGAATGTTGCGGTCAAACCTTTAACACAAAAGAAGAATTGGAAGCACATAATGAGAAGCATCACAAGAAATCTTGTTGCAAGTAGCCAAACAACATAATCCCAAATGACAAACCACCCATATTTTTTAAATTTGTTCTCACAAGCTAAACTGGATTTTCCACAAACCATAAAAACTGAAGGAAGCAAATTGTATGTTGATGTGATGACTTGAGGAAACTAAAAGATATTGATTACAAGATTCTCTTCGAGTTGCTGAAGAACTCTAAGATGAGTGATAGGAAACTGGCTAAGAAAGTTGGGGTTTCTCAGCCAACCGTAACAAGAAGGAGAGCAAGGTTGGAAAAAGATGTAATTGACGGTTATACTCTTGTCCCAAAATGGGAGAAACTGGGATATGAGATTCTTGCATTCACGTTTGTCAAAACGAAACAGACCCTTGGATTAAAAGAAAAATCTGAAGCTGCTGTGAAGAGAGGGACAGAATGGCTGATGAACCAAGCCAATGTCATTATGAGTGGTGGATGCAGAGGAATGGGTGTGAATGCCTTTATGATATCGGTTCACAAGAGCTACTCAGACTTTGACAGCTTCATGGCTAAACATAAACGAGAATTGGGGGATACGTTTACTGATGTTCAAACGGTTCTTGTGAATCTTGGTGGAAATCAGATACTCAAGCCTCTTCACTTGAAATACTTGGCAGAAGCAAAATAGTCTTTCCACTATTCATGTTAGCAACACTGCTAGCAGCCATAGTGCATAGAAGAAAAAGGGCAAATCCCACAAGAATTTCGGCAAGGTCTACTCCTGAACTTGTGATAGAACCTTTCTTGCGAATTCTCTAGCTTTCTGTAGGTCTTCAGGTGTTGGATGCTTCATTACTTCTTTGACATATTTTTCCCATTCATCAGAGGATGTGATTACCTCTCTCTTTATGAATTCTTGTATTGGAGGAGGTGGTACACCTTGGCAATTGTAACAACCCTCGAAGTCAATTTTCTTTTCTTTGCTTGCTTTTTGAAAAGATGATGTGCATTTAGATGCCCATCTGTTGAACCATTCTGAGGAGGTTGCACGAGTAAAGAATCCTGCAAGCTTAAACTTAGGTGAATGTGGAATAGCATCCAAGATTCTTTTTAATGGAGCCGCTAGGTCTGTTGAGTGACAAGCTGAACCTAGAAAAACAACATCATAATCATTCAAAATGTCCACTGTAACCTCATCAACTCTCTTCAAATTTGCCTCATGCTTCTTTGAAGCCTCTTCATAAATGGATCTAGCAACCTTCTCAGTGTTACCCGTTTCGCTATAATAAGCAATCAACACTCTCATCTAAACAGCTCCTGACTCTAACCTTCAAAGGATTCCAATTGCCACTACTTTGACAAGAAAACTTATTTTAAGATTTCCCGAAAAGTCTCTTTGCACAAGTCATAAAACAAGAATATGATGAATATGACAAGCGTTTAAACCGATTTCAGCATGCATACTTTATCATCATGTTTGCTGTAGAGCTAGATTTTATATGGTTGGCTCTATACCAATTAGAATAAGATTCCCAATCTATGTTAGAATCTTTGGGAATCAAATTGGGAATAAATATGCTCTTAGAAGGCTTAGATTCCTGATTTGCATGGGGCTGTCGGCTAGCTTGGTCGAGGCTATGAGACTTGGGCTCTCGTGACCCCGGTTCAAATCCGGGCAGCCCCACCATCGGGCGCCTTCCCTCTGATGCTCTTATTTTGACCTTTTTGTGTAGACGTTCAAAAATAGATTGACCGATATTTTCAGATGGTTATCACACGCTTCAGGAAAATTGAAACCTAATTCGCTGGATTTCAAGTCTAGAACGCACAGTGTTTCTCTTTGGGTCATTCTGAGTTTGCTGCTTTTTTGTTGGACCTCTGGGTTTTCTGCAATTCAACATATTCTTCTACTGCTTTTTTAACATCCCAAGGTTTCCGTTCAGCCATCAGTAGTTTCAAATAGTTTTTCGCTCTTTTCTTCATTACATAATACCATAAAGCAGTAGGTGGGGTCAGAAACAAGGCATATACAAGCCACCCAAAGATTCCCACCCTTAAGGATAATACAAAAAATAAAGGGACGAATGGATAGAAGAAAACAAAAAGCAATTCAGCAAAGAACTCCAAGATATACCTATCCATCTCACGTTCCTCTAACCGACAGAAATTCATCCGAATTATTTAAGACTTAGCACAAACGACATTTGAAAGAAATCTTGAAAATCATTCCTTGGTTCAAGGTGCGAAGCTAGATAGAATGCTTGCTCGTCCTTCTCTAGAACTCAAAACTAAAATACAATTGTGCAATTTTAAAATCTAGACAAGAGTCTTTATTCAACCACAAATTGTATGTTAGTTTAAGGGACGTGATTGATTGACTGCGCTACTGTGCAAATTAGGGTTACACAGATGGAGAAATTATGTAGAACGTGTGCTCATAGTTTGGAAAGAACCAGGATTTCTCCCAGGAACTAAGAACGAAAGGCGAAAACAAGTTTTCTCTGAAAGGGAATGCTTGCGGTGTGGAATTAAGGAAAAGAGGAAATTTACTGAAAATATTGATGGAACTCTGGCAGCAATAGGATGGGAAATAATAGAAGAAAGTCAAACAACATGAAGAATATGTATACAAGCGCTTGCGTGCGCAACATGTGACTATTATCCTATGTAGTTGTTTATTCTACCTTCTTCAGCTTGCGGTGTCTCGGACGCTTCCCGGTTTTTTCAAATTCTTTAAAATGCTTAAGGAAAAGGGGTGTTTCCGGTGCTGACTGCACAAATTCTACGAACCTTGTGAGCTTTCCTATGGTTTCACGGTTTATTTTATGTTCTATCTCGCAAGCATCCTTCTCAGCAGTCTCTTCACTAACCCCTATCATTATCAAAAACTTCTTTAATGCTTGGTGTCGTCGTTCTAGAGTTTCTGCAAGCGATTTTCCTCTAGTCGTCAGTACAACGCCTCTGTACCGCGTGTAGGTGACGAATTTCTGTTCATCCAGTTTCTGAAGCATGTTTGTTACGCTTGGAGGTTTCACGTCTAATGTATCAGCTATGTCCGCAACTCTAGCGTAACCATGTTCTCTGATTAGGCTGTGAATTGTTTCAATATAACCTTCTTCGTTTTCGCTGAGTTTGACTGTTTTGTCTTTTTTCACCATTGTTTGCCTCTAGAATTGTTTTAGGTTTGACTAACATTGTTATATTAAACTAAATCCTTATTTATAAGCCTTCCACATATACAAGTGCCCGCCACCCAAACAGAGGATGATAAAACTGGAACTGCCACTAACCCGCCTTAGAAACGGCGAAAGCGGAGTCATAGTCTCCATCAACGCATCACCAAGTCATCATCATCGTCGCCGCCGCAAATGGGGTTTTCAAAAAAGACTAGAAGACATGGGTCTCACCCCAGGAACCAAAGTAACAGTAGTCAGATCAGCCCCTTTCCATGGCCCAATAGAACTCCACGTAAGAGGCTCCAGACTAGCAATCGGAAGAGGAATGGCAGAGAGAATTCTAGTGAGCGCAGAAAGGTGACCAAAAAACAAATAATCATCGCCCTAGCTGGCAACGCAAACGTTGGAAAATCAGTAATATTTAACCACCTAACGGGAATGCACCAACACATCGGAAACTGGCCTGGAAAAACAGTTGAAAAAGCAGAAGGAACACTTCACTTCAGGGACTACACCGTAGACATCATTGATCTGCCTGGAATCTATTCCCTATCAACTTTTTCCATAGAAGAACTTATCTCGAGGGAATACATCGCAATCGAGAGCCCTGACCTCGTAATTAATGTCGTTGATGCCTCGGTTCTAGAAAGGAACTTGTTCTTCACGCTTCAGTTAGCGGAACTTGAGACCCCGATGATAGTAGCTTTGAATCAGATGGATATGGCAGAAAAGAAGGGTATAAAAATTGACCATAAGAAACTGGAAGAAATTCTAGGCGTACCCGTAATTCCAACTGTGGCACCAAGCCGAGTCGGCATCTACGAGCTGCTGCATGCATCTGTTGCCACCATTGAAAAGGGAGAGGTTGCCCCTTCCAAAATTAGATATGGAGAGGAAATTGAGGAGAAAATCCAAGAACTCAGTAAATTAGTCAAGAGGCTGCAGCTTCCATACCCTGCTAGATGGGTCGCGATAAAACTTTTGGAAGGAGACGAGCAAATAGAGAACAAAATTCGCCAGATGGCCCCTAACATCTTGGCGACCGCAAGAAAGCTCGCAGACGAAATCGAGAATATTCATGGACATTCCTGTACAACTGTTATAACATCTGAGCGATACGAGATCGCAGGATGCATTGCCCGAGAAGTACAAGAAATAGTGACGCCGGCAAAACCTCCTATGCGGGAAAAATTACACGCCTTAACAACTCATGCAGTCCTCGGATACCCAATAATGGCTGCAGTGATACTCGCTATCTTTTTTGGCATCTTCTCCTTTGGGGACTACATGTCTGGTTTGTTGAG
Protein-coding regions in this window:
- the tsaA gene encoding tRNA (N6-threonylcarbamoyladenosine(37)-N6)-methyltransferase TrmO, which codes for MVNELKNENVKATLRFIGVVKKVEEDEAKILLFPRFCPGLKGIEAFSHIIILYWTHLRDSKKERNTLLVFPRRHEVNVETGVFACRSPSRPNPISLCVVELVKVEECILTVRGLDAYEGTPIIDVKPYMPRADSIPNARVPEWTSRGPPT
- a CDS encoding flavodoxin family protein produces the protein MRVLIAYYSETGNTEKVARSIYEEASKKHEANLKRVDEVTVDILNDYDVVFLGSACHSTDLAAPLKRILDAIPHSPKFKLAGFFTRATSSEWFNRWASKCTSSFQKASKEKKIDFEGCYNCQGVPPPPIQEFIKREVITSSDEWEKYVKEVMKHPTPEDLQKAREFARKVLSQVQE
- a CDS encoding MFS transporter translates to MRQIRVAILIQVLNSFVSGILTVVLPLMMAERNIDIVTMGLVFAAMPMIFQLGRMFFAIVSDFWGRKPFFALNGILGVISNLIYYLAYTPLEFLFGKVMEGVKSGSLWAVNRAFLLEKSERKWRTLVSLRTTAYISSAVGSLFAGFLVVWFFYEGTLMLCVLLGVSVIPLSLLLVGGVKKKLSVSKALHVLDFRKKRKIFKTCFFLFFVMGLSFGFVSGFVYPLFLSSNGFKAETIGILLGLQILLAGFISHLFAGRFEISKLIIISGVLYSFALISIGFSSSVIAGILVVAYGVIEGFLGIGQEGILSRIVNKESYGTDIGLLWMGHHCGRSFSLAMSGLLISLFGFVAPFLVSAFIFALFYIPSFFILRE
- a CDS encoding ferrous iron transport protein A: MIKLELPLTRLRNGESGVIVSINASPSHHHRRRRKWGFQKRLEDMGLTPGTKVTVVRSAPFHGPIELHVRGSRLAIGRGMAERILVSAER
- a CDS encoding Lrp/AsnC family transcriptional regulator, whose amino-acid sequence is MRKLKDIDYKILFELLKNSKMSDRKLAKKVGVSQPTVTRRRARLEKDVIDGYTLVPKWEKLGYEILAFTFVKTKQTLGLKEKSEAAVKRGTEWLMNQANVIMSGGCRGMGVNAFMISVHKSYSDFDSFMAKHKRELGDTFTDVQTVLVNLGGNQILKPLHLKYLAEAK
- a CDS encoding CPBP family intramembrane metalloprotease, producing MDIKRGLIVVSVYLGVSVLIFASDFIPLGMVEDVSVSPAFFSLILLVPLFLWYMRIRRMLSSEDETEENVVWVEIFALFLLSMAVRIPFVLVMGMAFEKTAVIYLVVLTVALVKRNNLGVLGFRTEHFTRSLLIGLVYYLVFGMALFATFFGLIYAFTGHLVVTGYDLFPSLFVFPFMTFCVGVSEEGLFRGFIQTRLAKFYSERKALLVQALLFGVWHFIWHVSPFDSVGMLLHVSSTFVFGLVFGQFYRKSRTLIPLILAHGLVDTIGYGATFNPELEMADPRVQGIQALSFITGIIILALCTKFLAGKAQVNAETHVRAQL
- the mntR gene encoding transcriptional regulator MntR, yielding MVKKDKTVKLSENEEGYIETIHSLIREHGYARVADIADTLDVKPPSVTNMLQKLDEQKFVTYTRYRGVVLTTRGKSLAETLERRHQALKKFLIMIGVSEETAEKDACEIEHKINRETIGKLTRFVEFVQSAPETPLFLKHFKEFEKTGKRPRHRKLKKVE